The Toxoplasma gondii ME49 chromosome III, whole genome shotgun sequence genome includes a window with the following:
- the SRS14A gene encoding SAG-related sequence SRS14A (encoded by transcript TGME49_254060~Gene product name based on ToxoDB Community Expert Annotation.~Signal peptide predicted by SignalP 2.0 HMM (probability 0.465) with cleavage site probability 0.260 at residue 58~Predicted trans-membrane domain (TMHMM2.0):33-51) yields MQVSNCRSHRRFERVFQRPENELKRQASRVKRASLRFLCLPLSILLIAALLQPQGSAGADSATDHPTCSAADKPVIVSITEPRATETDENGYVTFRCGEGASLIPTKNADGAFTEFCKDSECARTASLSNNKLTLQEDSEAKTDAQLSTAKGPLYKLSASKLPDKPFTAFFICETNAKAAPPSRAPTGSRCKVQVSIYGKEKLVLDSKVMCNGKDVEQVSLRIDKAPAETDFLCGKGGVLSPNILDQVFQLVDGQTKEVSLHSLVSGAVLAERRSSIAGDSEVLPAYTLFVSKLPEDKPKQLMYTCSSKQETQPERETLAVHEPPKAQTKPCNVVIEIAHNADPEESSGEPRKYLASAVTLFFFTFALLATSASLV; encoded by the exons ATGCAAGTCTCCAACTGCCGCTCGCACCGCCGATTCGAGCGGGTCTTTCAGAGGCCGGAGAACGAGCTTAAGCGGCAAGCAAGCCGTGTCAAGCGTGCCAGTCTTCGGTTTTTATGTTTACCACTCTCGATTTTGCTTATAGCTGCTCTGCTGCAGCCTCAGGGGTCGGCAGGAGCAGACTCAGCCACCGACCACCCTACTTGCAGCGCTGCAGACAAGCCGGTGATCGTCAGCATCACGGAGCCTCGCGCAACGGAAACCGACGAAAACGGATATGTAACTTTCAGATGCGGAGAAGGCGCTTCCCTTATTCCAACCAAAAACGCAGATGGTGcattcactgaattctgtAAGGATTCCGAGTGCGCGAGGACAGCCTCTTTAAGCAACAACAAGCTGACACTTCAAGAGGACAGTGAAGCGAAAACGGACGCACAGCTTAGCACGGCGAAGGGACCACTTTACAAGCTTAGTGCCTCAAAACTTCCAGACAAACCTTTTactgccttcttcatttGCGAGACGAATGCCAAGGCAGCGCCGCCCTCAAGAGCTCCTACTGGAAGCAGATGCAAAGTGCAAGTCTCAATTTATGGGAAAGAAAAGCTTGTGCTCGACAGCAAAG ttATGTGTAATGGAAAGGACGTAGAACAGGTTTCCTTGAGGATCGACAAGGCccctgcagagacagattTCCTATGTGGAAAAGGTGGTGTGTTGTCCCCCAATATTCTCGACCAGGTCTTTCAGTTGGTTGATGGTCAAACCAAAGAAGTAAGCTTGCATTCTCTCGTTTCCGGCGCTGTTTTGGCCGAGCGAAGGTCTTCCATCGCTGGAGACTCTGAAGTTTTACCTGCGTACACTCTGTTCGTTTCAAAATTGCCGGAAGACAAGCCTAAACAACTCATGTATACGTGTAGTTCGAAACAGGAAACACAGCCTGAACGAGAGACTCTAGCGGTCCACGAGCCGCCGAAAGCGCAGACTAAACCATGCAATGTGGTGATCGAAATTGCGCACAATGCCGATCCAGAGGAGTCGAGTGGAGAGCCCCGAAAATATCTTGCGAGTGCAGTaactctctttttcttcactttcgcACTGCTAGCCACTTCTGCGAGCTTGGTGTGA